The genomic segment TCGAAGAAGGTATGCAGCGCCGCCAGGCGCTGGTTTCGGGTTCTAACCCCATTACCACGTTCCTGTTCAAGGTGTTGCAAAAAATGGCGCACTCGCTCGCCAGTGAGATCAGCCAGTTCCAAGCGGGTGATCCGGCAATGCTTATCCTTTGCAGCGAATTGCAAGAACAGGCGCAGGCTCTCCTTATAACTTCGGATACTGGCCGGGCGCAGCCCCCGTTGGCATTTAAGGTGATCCTCTACGAAGGCAAAGACGAGACGCCCCAATTGATCCGTCATGATAGCTCCTCCTCTCTGCGGGGATCGGCGAATCGCTCGAACCGTTGGCTCGCCTCCCGGAGCAGTGCTTCGGTGATGGTCAGATACCAGGCAGTCGATGCCGGGTCGGCATGGCCCATGAAGGTTGATAGATGAAAGAGCCGTTGATTGGGATCCACGCCGGTGCGATACCAGCGGAGCAGAGTTGCGACCGCGAAGGAATGGCGCAGGCAGTGCAGATGAGGTTGGCGTACGCCAGGTGGCACGTACGGATCCATCTTCAGTATCAAGTGGTGAAATGTCTGACTGACCGTCTCAATACGCATTGGCTTGCGCTCTGGGAAAAAGCTGAAAGAAAATACCGGATCATCCGGCTGCCATGGCCCATACCGATCAACGCCAAACTGTAGATAGACAGCGATCTGTTGCGCCATGCGCGGGCCAAAGGGGACCAAACGCGTCTTGCCAAACTTGCTCTTGTCGATCACCAGAAGGCTGCGCTGGCAATCGACGTCGCGATACCGAAGATGCACAATCTCGCCGACACGCAGGCCCAAACCGTACATCAGCGAGAAGATTGTTCGGTAGACCATGCCACGACAGGGTGCCCGGGAATTGTCCGGAAGCTGTGACGCCAACGTCAGGATGTCTTCCACCTGAGCCGGTTCGAACAGGAAGGGTTTAAGCTGGGAAGTCACCGGCTGAGGGTGAGCACGAACCGGAGAATGCGCTAGCCGCTCCTGGGCCACCTGCCAGGCAAAAAAGCAGCGGAGCACCCCCAAGAGGTGGTTATAGCTGCGTGGGCGAGTGCGTGGCCGCGAAGCGAGAAAGGCCTCAATCAACGCCGGTTGCACTAACGCCGCATCACTCACCCGTTCCTCGACCAAAAAGCGATCGAATAATTGCAAGGCGAGCTCTTCAGTATCAAATTTTCGGCCCAGCGCGCGCTTGTAACTCAAGTAAGCCGAAAAATCCTTGCCCAGTACGCTGTGGAAGGAGGCGGTCATGGCAGCACCTCCTCGTGGCCCAGCGCCACCATGCGCAGGGTTTCCACGTCCACCTTGGTATAGATGCGGGTGGAACTTGGCGATGCATGACCAACGTAATCGCCGATGACCTTGAAGTTGAACTCGGCATCGACCAATCGCTGTACGCAAGTGTGGCGCAAGGTGTGCGAACCTGGGCGACGGACATTAATACCCGCTTTGCGCAGGTAGTGCGTCGCGCGGCTGGACACAGTAACCGCCGTCACAGGTCGGACGGGCGCCAGAACCCGGAAAAACAGCCTTCGCTCCTCGACGTGTGGGCGTGCATTTTTTAAGTAGTCGAG from the Marinobacter sp. LQ44 genome contains:
- a CDS encoding tyrosine-type recombinase/integrase; protein product: MTASFHSVLGKDFSAYLSYKRALGRKFDTEELALQLFDRFLVEERVSDAALVQPALIEAFLASRPRTRPRSYNHLLGVLRCFFAWQVAQERLAHSPVRAHPQPVTSQLKPFLFEPAQVEDILTLASQLPDNSRAPCRGMVYRTIFSLMYGLGLRVGEIVHLRYRDVDCQRSLLVIDKSKFGKTRLVPFGPRMAQQIAVYLQFGVDRYGPWQPDDPVFSFSFFPERKPMRIETVSQTFHHLILKMDPYVPPGVRQPHLHCLRHSFAVATLLRWYRTGVDPNQRLFHLSTFMGHADPASTAWYLTITEALLREASQRFERFADPRREEELS